The genomic window GCGTGGTGAGCCTTAACCAAGGCAGCGAAGTCCGCAAGGCCGGCGCTGGCGCCGAGAGTTTTGCTTCGACCGGCGTGCTGGCTTCGATTCGAGAGCTGACCACGCCGCAAAGCGGCTTGCTGGAGATCGAATGCGTCGGGACACAACGGTTTCGCGTGGTCGGCACCGAGCTGCAAAAGCATGGCCTCTGGACCGCGGAAGTCGAAGCAGTGCCCGACGATCTGGCACTCGCCATCCCTGAAGACCTGCAGCACACGACCATGGCATTGCAGCGGCTGTTGAACACGCTGGAAGAGCGCCGCGCCGCCGAGGGCGAAGAAGAGGTCCAGTTGCCGATCGGCAAGCCCTATCGCTTCGAGGATTGCGGCTGGGTCGCCAACCGCTGGTGCGAACTTCTGCCCGTGCAGCCTGCCGTCAAAC from Variovorax sp. PAMC28562 includes these protein-coding regions:
- a CDS encoding LON peptidase substrate-binding domain-containing protein, translating into MTTQPLLLSLPLFPLGTVLFPGGLLPLRIFEVRYLDMIGKCHKAGTPFGVVSLNQGSEVRKAGAGAESFASTGVLASIRELTTPQSGLLEIECVGTQRFRVVGTELQKHGLWTAEVEAVPDDLALAIPEDLQHTTMALQRLLNTLEERRAAEGEEEVQLPIGKPYRFEDCGWVANRWCELLPVQPAVKQRLMELDSPLMRLELVSDLLARTGIVE